A stretch of Metabacillus sp. FJAT-52054 DNA encodes these proteins:
- a CDS encoding MBOAT family O-acyltransferase — MIEKQETKKQKKKAMLIGISVLLFFLGWFKYFNFVNDSLRALAEFMDRNYTIPYQEIVLPLAISFYTFQAVSYLVDIYYGKQKAERHYGYFSVYFAFFPQLVAGPIERAKKLIPQLKVEHHLNYENLVYGMKRIAWGFFKKTLIADRIAPIVSSVYDSPNPTGSQIVLATILFSIQLFADFSACSDIAIGCARMLGIKLTENFKQPHFAVSISDFWSRWHITLSTWLRDYIFFPLCKGKKKRSQIYLAIVITFLVSGIWHGAAWTFVLWGLIHGFYRVFGDATKSLRQSITSYIQLDRIPVLHMWVKIAITFLLVCFSRVFFRSDSLAQAFDYAKLFLTISSWNPVGIFKAFEIFPLLDLLLFIFFFSILQLFQYIERNHVSTWKFLSKHSIFTRFAFYIFLIFSVLVFGVSGNGFVYGGF, encoded by the coding sequence ATGATTGAAAAACAGGAGACAAAAAAACAGAAGAAAAAAGCCATGCTAATTGGTATTTCCGTATTGTTGTTTTTTCTCGGTTGGTTTAAATATTTTAATTTTGTAAATGACTCGCTTCGAGCGTTGGCAGAATTCATGGATAGGAATTATACCATACCCTACCAGGAGATTGTCCTGCCCTTAGCTATTTCATTTTATACATTTCAGGCAGTGAGTTATCTTGTGGATATTTACTATGGAAAGCAAAAAGCGGAAAGACATTACGGTTATTTTTCGGTATATTTTGCATTTTTTCCACAATTGGTTGCTGGGCCAATTGAACGTGCCAAAAAATTAATTCCACAATTGAAAGTTGAACATCATTTAAATTATGAAAATTTAGTCTATGGGATGAAGCGAATTGCATGGGGTTTTTTCAAAAAGACTTTAATTGCAGATCGTATAGCTCCAATAGTTTCTAGTGTTTACGATAGTCCTAACCCGACTGGTTCACAAATCGTTCTAGCTACTATTTTATTCTCGATACAATTGTTCGCTGATTTTTCAGCATGCAGTGACATTGCCATCGGTTGTGCAAGAATGCTGGGAATAAAACTGACAGAAAACTTTAAGCAGCCGCACTTCGCCGTTTCGATTTCAGATTTTTGGAGCAGATGGCATATAACGCTCTCAACATGGCTTAGGGACTATATTTTTTTCCCGTTATGTAAGGGGAAAAAGAAGAGAAGTCAAATTTATTTAGCGATTGTGATTACTTTTTTAGTGAGCGGAATTTGGCACGGAGCCGCTTGGACTTTTGTTTTATGGGGTCTAATTCATGGTTTTTATCGCGTGTTTGGAGATGCTACTAAGTCTCTTCGTCAAAGCATTACTTCATATATTCAATTGGATAGAATTCCAGTGCTCCATATGTGGGTGAAAATTGCAATAACCTTCCTGCTAGTCTGCTTTTCCAGAGTTTTTTTTCGATCGGATTCCTTAGCACAAGCATTTGATTATGCAAAGCTTTTCTTAACCATTAGCTCCTGGAACCCGGTGGGAATATTTAAAGCTTTTGAAATTTTTCCGTTACTGGATTTACTACTTTTCATTTTTTTCTTTAGTATTCTACAACTATTTCAGTATATCGAAAGAAACCATGTTTCAACTTGGAAATTTCTATCGAAGCACTCAATATTCACTAGATTTGCATTTTATATTTTTCTCATTTTTTCAGTCCTTGTATTTGGTGTTTCTGGTAATGGATTTGTTTATGGGGGATTTTAA
- a CDS encoding type II CAAX endopeptidase family protein, producing the protein MLTSNPLNTSGKTVRNEKEPGWPEIGIMGLVYFVLVLGVAQIINWTTEDASVISGISFAALSGLAGLGAFLAAYILRIRSREAFGIRGTSVRWLLAGIGFGIGVLVFTRVFALIMYYIGFTGSTQSSYESAASGGTLAFIAQFLMIAVLTPLGEEFAFRAVLTNALKKYGPWISIIGSALIFATVHGLNEVWLSAFVTGLAAGYLFYRTGSVWPGVIVHATYNGSITILTAVVASSL; encoded by the coding sequence ATGTTAACTTCCAATCCGTTAAATACATCAGGAAAAACGGTAAGGAACGAAAAGGAGCCCGGATGGCCTGAAATCGGAATAATGGGCCTCGTCTATTTTGTACTTGTGCTCGGTGTTGCCCAAATTATTAATTGGACCACGGAGGATGCTTCAGTTATTAGCGGGATCAGTTTTGCTGCATTATCCGGCCTAGCCGGATTAGGTGCTTTCCTTGCTGCTTATATATTGCGTATTCGCTCCAGGGAAGCTTTCGGCATCAGGGGGACATCTGTACGATGGCTGCTGGCTGGCATCGGGTTCGGGATTGGTGTTTTGGTATTTACTCGTGTTTTTGCTCTGATTATGTACTATATAGGATTTACCGGCAGCACCCAGTCGTCTTATGAATCTGCAGCGAGCGGAGGAACACTCGCATTCATCGCTCAATTTCTGATGATTGCTGTATTGACACCGCTCGGTGAAGAATTTGCTTTCCGCGCCGTTTTAACCAATGCGCTGAAAAAATATGGTCCATGGATCAGCATTATTGGCAGTGCACTTATTTTTGCTACCGTTCACGGTTTGAATGAAGTATGGCTGTCTGCGTTCGTGACTGGTTTGGCCGCCGGCTATTTGTTTTACCGGACGGGCTCAGTGTGGCCCGGGGTGATCGTCCATGCAACCTACAATGGATCGATAACCATCCTGACTGCAGTTGTGGCTAGTTCTCTTTAA
- a CDS encoding DUF4097 family beta strand repeat-containing protein produces MRNKKWYFPGIALIVLSFAGTACQPLKFVDKLSAHEQKWEFTQDDLSALTIESEYDVNMEFIASPDDTNYVEVSGNMQQNTIDQLKETEITGNTLELPLQKDVKLAAPTYKSIKTKVIVALADETKLQQISYKADSGNTSFTGLKAENIDLSVSSGKLRAEAITAGRLSLTSKSGDITADRIQGNAEIQLHSGEIKVDGLKGALAVQSTSGNVNVTGQRSDNMDISIRSGDVTLSPDPEFIGFYDLKTTSGDITAPESPKKTADVIKVRTVSGDIRIR; encoded by the coding sequence TTGCGCAATAAAAAGTGGTATTTCCCAGGAATTGCGCTGATCGTCTTGAGCTTCGCCGGAACGGCTTGCCAGCCGCTTAAGTTTGTCGACAAGTTGTCTGCGCACGAGCAAAAATGGGAGTTTACACAGGACGATCTGAGTGCGCTCACCATCGAGAGCGAATATGACGTGAACATGGAGTTCATCGCCAGCCCCGATGACACCAACTATGTGGAAGTCAGTGGCAATATGCAGCAAAACACGATCGACCAGTTGAAAGAGACGGAGATCACAGGGAATACGCTGGAACTACCACTGCAGAAGGATGTGAAATTAGCAGCACCTACCTATAAGTCTATTAAGACGAAGGTAATTGTAGCGCTGGCGGATGAAACCAAACTGCAGCAGATCAGCTATAAAGCGGACTCCGGCAACACCAGCTTTACCGGTTTGAAGGCGGAAAATATCGACTTGTCCGTTTCTTCCGGCAAACTGCGTGCGGAAGCTATCACTGCCGGACGGTTGAGTTTAACCTCAAAATCCGGGGATATTACGGCGGATCGAATCCAGGGGAATGCGGAAATCCAGCTGCACTCAGGCGAAATCAAGGTGGATGGGCTGAAGGGCGCTCTGGCGGTGCAGTCCACTTCCGGCAACGTTAATGTGACGGGGCAACGTTCGGATAACATGGATATCTCCATTCGCAGCGGAGATGTGACTTTGTCACCCGATCCGGAGTTCATAGGATTTTATGACTTGAAGACCACTTCCGGAGACATCACAGCTCCAGAATCCCCTAAAAAGACGGCAGATGTTATCAAGGTAAGGACCGTTTCGGGTGATATTCGGATCCGGTAA
- a CDS encoding DUF418 domain-containing protein: protein MEPTISKERMDVIDLIRGFALIGLPFVNVLALWRTNVNLSGTQQDIWVQRFLYLFVEGRFYAIFSFLFGLGLWIFLSRAKEKSDHPSVLFIRRMLLLLAAGVLHHLIYDGETLLIYAIMGLPVFFLNKAPKQMNLLLGIAGIIVASYLENKLLAIFPFFILGLAFGQYRVFENYISNRKMWKMAAILSFIATCILAVFLWQEAPANGSANRMTGIELSEAQTDSNVAFYAFTELSLAFAPFFSVFYVSFLVLLEPHVRKMLSPLNAFGRMAFTNYIGQSVILLIMAMFIPANTAVSYTTSAITCLLVVIVQIIASSYWLTYFKYGPLEWLWRCGTYGSWLSIRR from the coding sequence ATGGAACCAACAATAAGTAAGGAACGAATGGATGTCATTGATTTAATTAGAGGGTTTGCGTTGATTGGTCTTCCTTTTGTTAATGTGCTGGCTCTTTGGAGAACAAACGTTAATTTGTCAGGAACGCAACAGGATATTTGGGTTCAGCGTTTCTTGTATTTGTTTGTTGAGGGACGCTTTTACGCTATATTTTCCTTTTTGTTCGGATTGGGGCTATGGATTTTCTTATCCAGGGCGAAAGAGAAAAGTGACCATCCATCTGTCCTTTTTATTCGGCGCATGCTGCTTTTACTTGCAGCAGGAGTCTTGCACCACCTAATATACGATGGCGAAACCTTGCTAATCTATGCCATAATGGGGCTTCCTGTTTTTTTTCTTAATAAGGCTCCAAAACAGATGAACCTATTGTTAGGTATAGCAGGAATTATTGTAGCGAGTTATCTTGAAAATAAACTGCTTGCCATTTTCCCCTTTTTTATATTGGGTCTGGCGTTCGGGCAATATCGCGTTTTTGAAAATTATATAAGTAATCGAAAGATGTGGAAGATGGCTGCTATTCTTTCATTTATAGCAACTTGTATTCTAGCCGTTTTTCTTTGGCAAGAGGCACCTGCCAATGGATCGGCTAACCGTATGACTGGTATTGAGTTATCCGAAGCACAGACCGACTCAAATGTTGCCTTTTATGCCTTTACAGAATTGTCCTTAGCATTTGCTCCGTTTTTCTCTGTATTTTACGTCAGTTTTCTTGTTTTGCTTGAACCCCATGTTCGGAAAATGTTATCCCCATTAAATGCATTCGGAAGAATGGCGTTTACCAATTACATTGGTCAATCGGTTATCCTGCTTATCATGGCAATGTTTATTCCAGCTAATACGGCAGTTTCCTACACGACTTCAGCGATAACGTGTCTCCTTGTAGTGATCGTGCAAATCATCGCTTCTTCGTATTGGCTTACGTATTTTAAATATGGCCCATTAGAATGGCTTTGGAGATGCGGAACGTATGGAAGCTGGCTTTCGATACGAAGATAA
- the map gene encoding type I methionyl aminopeptidase: MIAKTEEDFNGLKEIGKIVASIRDELVQRTVPGITTKELDDRAGELFEKAGAVSAPKGEYDFPGFTCISVNEEVAHGIPGDRVIQEGDLVNIDVSASKNGYFADTGISFVVGKGEEVLTRLCETAKKAFEAGLEKAKPGSKKSRIGKAVFETARENGFTVIKNLTGHGIGRTIHEAPDHILNFNDPWDNEILKEGMVIAFEPFISTAEEEVFQLEDDWTFATKKSYVAQLEHTIILTKNGPVILTL; this comes from the coding sequence ATGATTGCGAAAACAGAAGAAGATTTCAACGGTTTAAAGGAAATTGGCAAAATTGTCGCGTCCATTCGGGATGAATTGGTGCAGCGAACAGTTCCTGGCATAACGACAAAGGAGCTCGATGATCGGGCCGGGGAGCTTTTTGAAAAAGCGGGGGCTGTTTCAGCACCAAAAGGCGAATATGATTTTCCGGGGTTTACGTGCATTAGCGTAAATGAAGAAGTGGCACATGGGATTCCGGGTGACCGGGTGATCCAGGAAGGCGATCTCGTCAACATTGATGTATCTGCTTCCAAGAACGGTTATTTTGCCGATACAGGAATCTCGTTTGTAGTGGGAAAAGGCGAAGAAGTATTGACGAGATTATGTGAAACTGCGAAGAAGGCATTTGAAGCAGGCTTGGAGAAAGCGAAACCCGGTTCCAAAAAGAGCAGAATCGGAAAAGCCGTATTCGAAACAGCTAGAGAGAATGGATTCACCGTTATCAAAAACCTTACAGGACATGGGATTGGACGCACGATCCATGAAGCCCCTGACCATATCTTAAATTTTAATGATCCATGGGATAATGAGATATTAAAGGAAGGGATGGTCATTGCCTTCGAACCATTTATCTCAACCGCTGAAGAAGAAGTGTTCCAATTGGAAGATGACTGGACCTTTGCTACTAAAAAGAGCTATGTTGCCCAGCTGGAACATACGATTATTCTAACGAAAAACGGTCCGGTTATTTTAACCCTCTAA
- a CDS encoding acyl carrier protein: MRNIEKYRNAFINGLDIEEDAVCENLVLGATPEWDSIGHMALISEIEDVFDVSLDSEWMTEFNSYQSGIELLKRLGVDFINE; the protein is encoded by the coding sequence ATGAGAAATATCGAGAAATATAGAAATGCTTTTATTAATGGGTTGGATATAGAGGAAGATGCTGTATGTGAGAATTTAGTACTTGGAGCAACGCCAGAATGGGATTCAATCGGACATATGGCACTCATTTCTGAGATTGAGGATGTATTTGATGTCTCATTAGATTCAGAATGGATGACAGAATTCAATTCTTACCAGTCGGGAATTGAGCTATTGAAACGTTTGGGAGTGGACTTTATTAATGAATAG
- a CDS encoding response regulator transcription factor — protein MENAEILLVDDEKSIVKLMETVLKKEGFSHIHTAYTAEEALECVSRHPIDIVVLDVTLPGQSGFTICPKIREISDAYILFLTARVSDLDVLTGFAIGGDDYITKPFNPLEIAARIKARLRRNQVYAPSLKETGRKHDFGRFILDEEAGELIVEGKAVQTPAQVFLLLQYLCQHPNTIISKTKMLEAVWGFDSFVDDNTVTVHIRRIRERIEIDPSQPELLVTVRGLGYKLVKGKKG, from the coding sequence GTGGAAAATGCAGAAATTTTATTGGTGGATGATGAAAAATCAATCGTCAAATTGATGGAAACCGTTCTGAAAAAAGAAGGATTCAGCCATATCCATACAGCTTATACTGCAGAAGAAGCGCTTGAGTGCGTTTCCCGGCACCCCATTGATATCGTGGTGCTTGATGTTACGCTACCAGGACAGAGCGGTTTCACGATTTGCCCGAAAATCAGGGAAATCTCCGATGCTTATATTCTCTTTTTGACAGCCCGCGTCTCCGACCTTGATGTGTTGACAGGATTTGCGATTGGCGGGGATGATTATATTACCAAGCCCTTTAACCCGCTTGAAATTGCAGCGAGGATTAAGGCGAGGCTCCGGCGGAACCAGGTTTATGCCCCTTCCTTAAAAGAGACTGGAAGGAAGCATGATTTCGGGCGCTTTATCCTGGATGAAGAGGCAGGGGAACTGATCGTCGAGGGCAAGGCTGTGCAGACGCCTGCCCAGGTATTTCTCCTGCTGCAATATCTGTGCCAGCACCCGAATACCATCATTTCTAAGACGAAGATGCTTGAAGCCGTATGGGGATTTGACAGCTTTGTGGATGACAATACCGTTACAGTACATATTCGAAGGATCAGGGAAAGAATTGAGATAGACCCGAGCCAGCCTGAACTGCTCGTGACCGTGCGCGGGCTGGGCTACAAGCTGGTCAAGGGGAAAAAAGGTTGA
- a CDS encoding type II CAAX endopeptidase family protein gives MSKEKRVEVENDAAEGASLKNVRPAVDSTKPFGAHLRMSWWKPLVIIGVPSVIMVVLQIMLYQVAGLIEGSADPMSATLTPLKFLAANVSIAATGILSVLLLVWMTKVPWRSLISSPRAFDRRRLVQYLIGAALLVGVGIGVIALVAPEAPGWTTFGFTGTTIAMLVLTLLSTPLQSVGEELMYRSTVMPAAASWVRPVLPALVLGIVVSSLHFTVMHGAFDPWLFGYLFVIGASTGLMTVISRGIEASIAFHVANNVMLSIVNSLMAGGKVYTLDRSTETGDASLLILAAVNVAMVAFVWMRERRAGVAQQLELTNDMK, from the coding sequence ATGTCAAAAGAAAAAAGAGTTGAAGTTGAAAACGATGCAGCTGAAGGTGCATCGTTGAAGAATGTCCGTCCGGCCGTCGACAGTACCAAACCGTTTGGTGCCCACCTCCGTATGAGCTGGTGGAAGCCACTCGTAATTATCGGTGTGCCGTCGGTGATAATGGTGGTCCTGCAGATCATGCTTTACCAGGTCGCTGGTCTTATCGAGGGCAGCGCCGATCCGATGTCAGCTACCTTAACACCGTTGAAATTTCTTGCCGCCAACGTGAGCATAGCCGCCACAGGGATCTTGTCGGTCTTGCTCCTCGTCTGGATGACCAAAGTGCCGTGGCGCAGCCTTATCAGCTCACCTCGGGCATTCGACAGACGCCGCTTAGTACAGTACCTGATCGGCGCGGCACTGCTTGTGGGCGTTGGGATCGGTGTGATCGCGCTCGTCGCACCTGAGGCCCCGGGATGGACGACCTTCGGTTTCACTGGCACAACGATTGCTATGCTTGTGCTCACCCTCTTGTCCACTCCGCTACAATCCGTCGGTGAAGAACTGATGTATCGAAGCACCGTCATGCCAGCCGCCGCGTCATGGGTGCGTCCAGTCCTCCCTGCATTGGTTCTAGGAATCGTGGTCTCAAGCCTTCACTTCACGGTGATGCACGGTGCGTTCGACCCTTGGCTGTTTGGGTATCTATTCGTGATCGGCGCCTCGACAGGGCTGATGACGGTCATCAGCCGCGGCATCGAGGCGTCAATCGCGTTTCACGTCGCCAACAACGTCATGCTGTCGATCGTCAACTCGCTCATGGCGGGTGGCAAAGTATACACCTTGGACCGTTCCACTGAAACGGGAGATGCATCCCTGCTCATCCTTGCCGCCGTCAACGTCGCCATGGTCGCATTTGTCTGGATGCGCGAACGGCGGGCGGGCGTTGCCCAGCAGTTGGAATTGACAAATGATATGAAATAA
- a CDS encoding LysR family transcriptional regulator, with protein MEIRHILTFQSIVEIGSYTGAAAKLGYTQSTITSHIQALEHAIGGELFTYTNRNLQLTHLGRELIPLAEDLLSAHDQIKSMKSTKEVKGVLKVAAPESLTISKLAPIIKEFSLKYPRVKLILTNGTCGQNQMNLISGRVDVAFMVYPEVKHEKCLHYSLGEEKIVLVSSKEGPDHFNEYNGSHYFITNEEGCSYRSMFERYLIKQGIHHFQTMELWSIEAIKQIVMSGLGFSALPYMTVKEEIQNGKLKILHHSGTFDPFYSHMLIKKKKWLSPAVEAYVEVVMKTIGDTEEMHNLG; from the coding sequence ATGGAAATCAGGCACATTCTAACATTTCAATCTATCGTAGAAATAGGCAGCTATACAGGTGCGGCTGCGAAACTGGGCTATACGCAATCCACCATCACTTCCCATATACAGGCACTGGAGCATGCGATAGGCGGTGAACTTTTCACCTACACGAATCGAAACCTGCAGCTTACTCATCTAGGCAGGGAATTAATCCCATTAGCAGAAGATTTACTTTCTGCTCACGATCAGATCAAGAGCATGAAGAGCACAAAAGAAGTGAAAGGCGTATTAAAAGTAGCGGCACCCGAGTCTTTAACCATCTCCAAGTTAGCGCCAATCATCAAGGAATTCTCCCTCAAATATCCCCGTGTCAAATTAATATTAACCAACGGGACATGCGGGCAAAATCAAATGAACTTGATTAGCGGACGGGTAGATGTAGCCTTCATGGTCTATCCGGAAGTGAAACATGAAAAATGCCTACACTATTCTCTGGGGGAAGAAAAAATCGTACTAGTGAGCAGCAAGGAAGGCCCGGACCATTTTAACGAATATAACGGCAGCCACTATTTCATCACCAATGAAGAAGGCTGCAGCTACCGCTCCATGTTTGAAAGATATCTGATCAAGCAAGGAATCCACCATTTTCAAACAATGGAGCTTTGGAGTATCGAAGCCATTAAACAAATTGTGATGAGCGGACTTGGATTTTCCGCCCTGCCTTACATGACAGTCAAGGAAGAAATCCAGAACGGCAAACTGAAAATCTTGCATCACTCTGGAACGTTCGATCCCTTTTATTCTCATATGCTCATAAAAAAGAAAAAGTGGCTGTCCCCGGCAGTAGAGGCGTATGTTGAGGTTGTCATGAAAACAATTGGGGATACAGAAGAAATGCACAATCTGGGGTAA
- a CDS encoding LysE family transporter: protein MSIVAFLSYVIITSITPGPSNILMMNEARRFGFIGSWRFISGILAGFAVLGILSGIFTAGLYKWIPVLEPYFKIAGAAYLLYLTWQISRPKGSKKDGREVQTSFLSGFIFQLINIKSILFFLTVLSAFILPFNDSLKSIGIYLFISIFLGWLALLLWSGFGSLFKKFFVKYDRSFRLIMSLFLLYSAVTIFL, encoded by the coding sequence ATGAGTATAGTAGCGTTTCTTTCATATGTGATCATTACATCCATTACTCCTGGACCCAGTAACATTCTAATGATGAATGAAGCGAGAAGATTTGGTTTTATTGGATCATGGCGGTTTATAAGCGGGATTTTGGCAGGATTTGCGGTATTGGGGATACTAAGCGGAATCTTCACAGCAGGCCTGTACAAATGGATTCCTGTTTTGGAGCCATATTTTAAGATTGCGGGAGCGGCCTATCTTTTATACTTAACTTGGCAGATCAGCAGGCCAAAGGGTTCGAAGAAGGATGGCAGAGAGGTGCAAACCTCGTTCCTTTCAGGATTTATCTTTCAGCTCATCAATATCAAAAGCATATTGTTTTTCTTAACCGTGCTGAGTGCGTTCATTTTACCATTTAATGATTCTCTTAAATCTATCGGTATTTACTTGTTTATATCTATTTTTCTGGGATGGTTAGCCTTGCTTTTATGGTCCGGGTTTGGCTCCCTGTTTAAAAAGTTTTTTGTGAAATATGACAGATCATTTCGGCTGATTATGAGTTTATTTTTGCTTTACTCTGCGGTTACGATTTTTCTCTGA
- a CDS encoding AMP-binding protein, translating into MNSFKKMEQFGNHTAAYADREYSYSEMLEISDAICGKVGERTLIFCLCSNNKESLFGYVGFIRGGVVPVLLDASIHIDRLLRLISLYKPAYIWASSENKDLLKIMDSSFVYGDYTLFKCPTYFQHDLHEHLALLLTTSGSTGSPKFVRLSYENIFKNAESIAKYLDINVDDKPITTLPMNYSYGLSIINSHLICGAAIIVTDESIMKKKFWDLCKEQRVTTFGGVPFMYEMLDRLKFEEFNLPSLKKLTQAGGKLSETLSRKFAHFCNQKGIQFFTMYGQTEATARMTYLPYEDNLKKAGSIGIAIPGGELILQDDKGNKITAPNLMGELIYKGPNVSLGYAESLFDLSKKDENNGILRTGDMAYFDEDGYFFITGRIKRMIKVYGNRISLDEVEAFLYEHGHDCICAGTDDQMYIYTLKEDYVQIKKIIKEKLNLKGFKIMRIEEIPRNHFGKILYSNLPKHG; encoded by the coding sequence ATGAATAGCTTCAAAAAAATGGAGCAGTTTGGAAACCACACCGCTGCATATGCTGACCGAGAATATTCTTACTCTGAAATGTTAGAAATATCTGATGCTATCTGCGGTAAAGTAGGTGAAAGGACGCTCATTTTTTGTTTATGTTCAAATAATAAAGAGTCTTTATTTGGCTACGTAGGCTTTATTAGAGGTGGTGTTGTCCCCGTGCTTTTGGATGCATCCATTCATATTGATCGGTTACTTCGGCTGATTAGCCTTTATAAGCCTGCATACATCTGGGCGAGTAGCGAAAATAAAGATCTTTTAAAGATAATGGATAGTTCTTTTGTATATGGAGATTACACATTATTTAAATGTCCGACCTATTTCCAACATGATCTTCATGAACATCTTGCCCTCCTTTTAACAACCTCTGGAAGTACTGGGAGCCCCAAATTTGTTCGTTTAAGTTATGAAAATATTTTTAAAAATGCTGAATCAATAGCAAAGTATCTTGACATCAATGTAGACGATAAACCTATAACAACACTTCCAATGAATTACTCCTATGGTCTTTCTATCATTAACAGCCATTTAATATGCGGAGCCGCGATTATTGTAACGGATGAATCTATCATGAAAAAGAAGTTTTGGGATTTATGTAAGGAGCAACGAGTAACAACTTTTGGTGGAGTTCCTTTCATGTATGAGATGCTTGATAGGCTGAAGTTTGAAGAGTTTAATCTTCCAAGTTTAAAAAAACTAACTCAGGCAGGTGGGAAATTAAGCGAAACTCTATCGCGAAAATTTGCTCATTTCTGTAATCAGAAAGGGATTCAGTTTTTTACTATGTACGGTCAAACTGAGGCTACAGCGCGGATGACCTATTTGCCATATGAAGATAATCTTAAAAAAGCCGGAAGTATTGGCATCGCCATTCCAGGTGGAGAACTGATTCTTCAAGATGACAAGGGAAACAAAATTACAGCGCCTAATTTGATGGGCGAATTGATATATAAAGGTCCAAATGTTTCTTTGGGGTATGCTGAGTCGTTATTCGATCTTTCGAAAAAAGATGAGAATAACGGTATTTTGCGTACCGGAGATATGGCTTATTTTGATGAGGATGGGTATTTTTTTATAACAGGCCGCATCAAAAGAATGATTAAAGTCTATGGAAACCGTATCAGCCTTGATGAAGTAGAAGCATTTTTATATGAGCATGGTCATGATTGTATCTGTGCTGGAACAGATGACCAAATGTATATTTACACATTAAAAGAAGATTATGTTCAGATAAAAAAAATAATCAAGGAAAAATTAAACTTAAAGGGCTTTAAGATTATGAGAATTGAGGAAATCCCACGTAATCATTTCGGAAAAATCCTCTATTCAAACCTTCCGAAACATGGATAA